The Niallia circulans nucleotide sequence TCTGAGCTTCCTGTAGCTGTACTTATGTCTGCCTTTGTTCTAAAAGAAGATGTAAGTGGCTGGCAATGGATAGGAGTGGCGATAATTTTAGGAGGAATTGCTGCAAGTAATTTAAAGTATTCTAAATCTAGCTTGAAGACGAAACCAAATAATTCTTTAGCAAGTTAAATAGATAGGTTTGAAGGCTAGTATTTAAGTAATTCAGTATAAGCTAAACCGGACTGTCACGGAAATCTTTAAAAGATTCACGTGATAGTCCGGTTTTTTTATTTAAAGGCTAAGCTAAATAACTTCATAACTAATATACATAAAAACCTACCACTTAGTTAAAATTAACAAATATATAAATGTTTGGAGGTATGGAAGATGGAGGCAAGCCTAAAGGGTATAAGTGCTGACAATATTAAAGCTTCTTTAGGTAATCCAACTGACTTAAATGTTCGATCCATTACATTAAATGTATTGATGGAGAACAGATTAGAGTGTTCAATCGTTTTTATTTCAGGCATTGCTGATGAGAAAGAGATAGAAAATTTTATAATTAAACCATTACAGCAGCTTACACCAGCGGTAGAGGCTGAAGAAATTTTGCTAACTGTTCAAAAAGAAATCATTCAGGCTAAGTCAATTGCAACTCTTCATTTATATAAAGATGCTATTCACGATTTACTAAATGGCAAAACAATCGTAATCATAGAAGGAATAAACGATGTCCTGTCTATTGATGTTGCCAAGTGGAAGGAACGGTCTTTGACAGAAGCAGAAGGGCAACGTGTTACAAAAGGTCCTTTAATTGGTTTTAATGAAAATCTTTCGACGAATATTGCAATTATGAGGCATGCCATTAAAAACGAACAATTTCGATTAGAAAATTATACGTTTGGAAGCCTTACGAATACAAATATTTGCATAATCTATTTAGAAAACTCAGTTGATAAAACGATTTTAGCAGAATTAAAAAACAGGTTAACGAAAATAAAGACGAGTAAAATATTAGATGCAAACTATGTGGAAGAATTTATTCGCGATCAGTTTCTCACACCGTTTCCACTTATTTTGACAACAGATAGACCTGATGTACTTACAGGAGAGATTACGGATGGAAAAATTGCAATTTTAGTTGAGGGTACACCATATGCGTTAGTCGTACCAGCACTTTTTTTACAGTTTTTGCAGTCACCAGACGATTATTACTTTGTGAATGGTGGAGTAACAAGGCTACTCAGAATATTTGCATTGACTTTGGCTATTTATTTACCAGCGTTTTATCTAGCCTTTGTTACATACCATCCAGGACTATTGCCTTTTGACTTAATATTAAGCCTGGCTTCTCAAAGGGAAGGCAAGCCTTTACCTTTAGTCGTTGAATTATTACTCTTTATGTTTCTTTTCCAAATTATCATTGAAGGTGCGCTGCGATTGCCGAAGGGATTGGTTTCAGTCGTGTCCATTGTTGGGACGATAATCATTGGTCAGTCAGCAGTTGAAGCGGGTCTAGTGCAGCCTGCTACACTACTTGTAGTTAGCATGTCATATATATTCAGCTTCGTAGCACCAATTATGACACTTGCTACAGCAGTTCGGACACTGCGTTACGGCTTTATCTTGATAGCTGCGTTTTTGGGTTTATATGGTATTATTCTTGCAACTTTAGCGTTAGTTTTTCATCTTAACCATTTACGTTCCTTTGGTGTACCTTACTTCGCTCCACTTTTTCCCTTTAATCCTAAAGACCAAAAGGATACTATCTATCGCTTTCCAATACGGAAGTTAACGAATAAGCATGAGTTTCAGCATGAGGAACCTGTAACCAAAAAAGAAGAATAACAAAGGATTAGAGCATAATGAAAACATTAGGCATAATTGCGTTCGTTTCACTGTTTGCCATACTTTCACTGGGTAATATTAATCGTAATGAATTAAATGAAGTTGCCCTTGTTTATGCGATTGGAATAGACAGGGAGGCCGATAATTATGTTGTCTCCTTACAAGTAATTAATCCGCAGCCTCCTAATAGCCCGTCAGACAAGCTGCCAGTAGTTGTGTATGACACGGAAGCGAAAAGTATGGGCAAGGCAATTGAAATGGTATCCAGAAAAATATCTAGACAATTAAGTCCTGCTCAAGTTCAGCTGATTATCATTGGAGAGTCGGTTGCTGAAACAATCGGAGTTAATGGAGTACTCAATTATATATTGCGTGAACCTGGATTAAGCTCCATGTTAGATATATTAATCACAAAAGACATAAATGCTGGAGACGCTTTAAAAGTTATCCCACATATGGAGGACATTCCAGGCAGCGAAATTGTAAAAACACTTGAGAACACCGAGGAAAATTGGGGTTCACATCAAAGAATATTACCAACACAGCTTAAGGCAGATATTCTGTCAAGAGGGGTGGAAGCAATCATCCCAACAATAGTGTTAATTGGGGATAAGAAAGTTGCTGAAGAGAAAGGTAACTTGGAGTCCATAGCGCCAAAAGCATATTTAGAGCTATCAGGATTGACTGTTATGAATGAAGACAAACGTTCAGGCTGGTTAAATGATAACCAAAGCAGGTCGTATTACTTAATAAAAGGAACCTTGAAAAATAGCTATTTCAGCTCCTATTGTTCTGATCAGAAGGAAGAGTTTGGATTAACAATTATTCATTCTAAAACGTCTATCCATGGAAAGGTTAACAACGGCATACCGAAATTCAAGATTAAGGTTGATTTAATTGGCGATTTAGATGAGCTTAATTGTGAAATGGATATAACAAAACCAGAAGAGATAAAAAAGATTGAAACATTAATGAAAAAGGACATAGAAGCAAGCTTGAAGGATTTAATAACCCAATCACAAACATTAAATTGTGATTTTATCGGTTTTGGAGATATATTAAGAATAGACGATAAATCAAATTGGAAAAAATATGAGAAGTTATGGCAAAAAGAAATCTTTGCTAAATCACAATATGAAATAACAGCAAATGTAACCGTAAGAAATTACGGAGATATAAATATAAGTGACTAACCTTATGGGCGGCTGGTGTTAAGGATGGAAATAAAAAAAATTGAAACATTAGAGCTTGCTTCGATGATCATATTGTTT carries:
- a CDS encoding Ger(x)C family spore germination protein is translated as MKTLGIIAFVSLFAILSLGNINRNELNEVALVYAIGIDREADNYVVSLQVINPQPPNSPSDKLPVVVYDTEAKSMGKAIEMVSRKISRQLSPAQVQLIIIGESVAETIGVNGVLNYILREPGLSSMLDILITKDINAGDALKVIPHMEDIPGSEIVKTLENTEENWGSHQRILPTQLKADILSRGVEAIIPTIVLIGDKKVAEEKGNLESIAPKAYLELSGLTVMNEDKRSGWLNDNQSRSYYLIKGTLKNSYFSSYCSDQKEEFGLTIIHSKTSIHGKVNNGIPKFKIKVDLIGDLDELNCEMDITKPEEIKKIETLMKKDIEASLKDLITQSQTLNCDFIGFGDILRIDDKSNWKKYEKLWQKEIFAKSQYEITANVTVRNYGDINISD
- a CDS encoding spore germination protein, yielding MEASLKGISADNIKASLGNPTDLNVRSITLNVLMENRLECSIVFISGIADEKEIENFIIKPLQQLTPAVEAEEILLTVQKEIIQAKSIATLHLYKDAIHDLLNGKTIVIIEGINDVLSIDVAKWKERSLTEAEGQRVTKGPLIGFNENLSTNIAIMRHAIKNEQFRLENYTFGSLTNTNICIIYLENSVDKTILAELKNRLTKIKTSKILDANYVEEFIRDQFLTPFPLILTTDRPDVLTGEITDGKIAILVEGTPYALVVPALFLQFLQSPDDYYFVNGGVTRLLRIFALTLAIYLPAFYLAFVTYHPGLLPFDLILSLASQREGKPLPLVVELLLFMFLFQIIIEGALRLPKGLVSVVSIVGTIIIGQSAVEAGLVQPATLLVVSMSYIFSFVAPIMTLATAVRTLRYGFILIAAFLGLYGIILATLALVFHLNHLRSFGVPYFAPLFPFNPKDQKDTIYRFPIRKLTNKHEFQHEEPVTKKEE